One genomic window of Corynebacterium diphtheriae includes the following:
- a CDS encoding response regulator: protein MITVGLVDDQQLVRAGFRMVLDSQSDITVAWEANDGKEALENAANTPVDVILMDVQMPVMDGLEATKRIVATNTDTRIIVLTTFDSENYVVGAVEHGASGFLLKDTAPEDLIAAVRTVGEQSAVISPAATAVLFKSMRGHAPQTDLVATPGGDINAGLIDPLTPREQEILLLIALGKSNTEIAEELFISLPTVKTHVSKVLSKTGSRDRVHAVLFAFSRGLVAPNQLLTHTQG from the coding sequence GTGATCACTGTAGGGTTAGTGGATGACCAGCAGCTAGTGCGGGCTGGGTTTCGTATGGTGTTGGATTCGCAAAGCGATATCACCGTGGCGTGGGAAGCCAACGACGGCAAAGAAGCACTAGAAAACGCCGCAAATACGCCGGTAGACGTGATTTTGATGGATGTGCAAATGCCGGTGATGGATGGCCTCGAAGCCACCAAACGGATCGTGGCAACCAACACCGATACCCGCATTATTGTGTTGACCACCTTTGACAGCGAAAACTATGTGGTCGGGGCCGTAGAACACGGTGCCTCAGGATTCCTCCTAAAAGACACCGCCCCCGAAGACCTCATAGCAGCGGTGCGTACTGTGGGAGAGCAAAGCGCTGTGATTAGCCCAGCCGCTACCGCCGTACTGTTTAAGAGCATGCGCGGCCACGCACCGCAAACCGACCTGGTGGCAACCCCAGGCGGCGATATCAACGCAGGGCTGATTGACCCACTTACCCCGCGTGAACAGGAAATTCTGCTGCTTATTGCATTGGGCAAGTCCAATACCGAGATCGCCGAAGAACTGTTCATCTCGTTGCCCACGGTAAAAACCCACGTGAGCAAGGTGCTATCCAAAACTGGTTCCCGAGACCGAGTCCATGCGGTGCTGTTTGCTTTTAGCAGGGGATTGGTAGCGCCCAACCAACTGCTGACTCATACCCAGGGCTGA
- a CDS encoding ABC transporter ATP-binding protein — protein sequence MFSPPVVAMIDIMITVQDLGKTYGKKTAIAGLNFHVPDGQVTGFLGPNGSGKSTTMRCMLGLDTPTEGRVTFKSKSYNDEFARLSNKPSVAGAILDAGWFTPARSGRSHLRVIARGAGISDARVEECLDYVGMREAAHQKVGGYSLGMKQRIGVAAALLGNPQHLILDEPVNGLDPEGVSWMRNTIRDLASQGRSVLVSSHLLSEMQQTADRLVVIGKGKMIGEYTMSEFLADGTSVLVESPQAAQLCDALKNRGLAAAVQDTQVVIALENADDDPAVRAQVAALALEYGIAVTRLETRQENLEQRFLAATQSVQEYRTSNAGN from the coding sequence ATGTTTTCGCCTCCTGTGGTCGCGATGATAGACATCATGATCACAGTCCAAGACCTCGGAAAAACTTACGGTAAGAAAACCGCCATCGCTGGCCTGAACTTTCATGTGCCAGACGGCCAAGTCACCGGCTTCCTCGGCCCCAACGGCTCCGGAAAATCCACCACCATGCGTTGCATGTTGGGATTGGATACCCCCACAGAAGGCCGCGTGACCTTCAAGTCCAAGTCCTACAACGATGAGTTCGCGCGCTTGAGCAATAAGCCCAGCGTCGCTGGCGCTATTCTCGACGCCGGCTGGTTCACCCCAGCACGGTCCGGCCGCAGCCACTTGCGCGTTATCGCCCGCGGCGCTGGCATTAGCGACGCTCGCGTGGAGGAATGCCTCGACTACGTAGGCATGCGCGAAGCAGCGCACCAAAAAGTAGGCGGCTACTCCCTTGGTATGAAGCAGCGCATTGGTGTTGCAGCAGCACTATTGGGCAACCCGCAGCACCTGATCTTGGACGAGCCGGTCAACGGCCTCGACCCAGAAGGCGTGAGCTGGATGCGTAACACTATCCGCGATTTAGCAAGCCAGGGCCGCAGCGTGCTGGTGTCCTCCCACCTGTTGTCCGAAATGCAGCAGACCGCGGACCGACTCGTGGTGATCGGCAAGGGCAAGATGATCGGCGAGTACACGATGAGCGAGTTCTTGGCTGATGGCACCTCGGTGCTCGTGGAATCTCCACAGGCAGCACAGCTTTGCGACGCCCTGAAAAACCGTGGTCTTGCCGCCGCAGTACAGGACACCCAGGTGGTCATTGCGTTGGAGAATGCTGACGACGACCCCGCGGTGCGCGCCCAAGTGGCAGCGCTTGCTCTCGAATACGGTATCGCGGTAACCCGACTAGAAACCCGCCAAGAAAACCTAGAGCAGCGGTTCCTTGCAGCAACGCAAAGTGTCCAAGAATACCGAACCTCCAACGCCGGCAACTAA
- a CDS encoding ABC transporter permease, protein MFFNALKSEWTKLMSLRSTAVYFILITGALYGPMVLLVGLADTSSGVDWSSLLVGWGIAVAISTAFAGASVAGELDDHMHAHAYLTQNSRSTWVAAKSVVYTVFLAITFAIGIGLAVAVAQVFPDSSFSGGETTDLFIALFYAIIFGSFAFAIGMLTRSKVAAVALPLAWMLVIDQLIPLAASKIEAATFLWLLSPRPRSGQLADTIAGTVETGMEHGFELGQIQPDWFNVAVIAGWVVVATVSVFAVNRVRDVR, encoded by the coding sequence ATGTTTTTTAACGCTTTAAAATCCGAGTGGACCAAACTGATGAGCCTGCGCAGTACGGCGGTGTATTTCATCTTGATCACCGGTGCCCTCTATGGGCCCATGGTGCTGCTGGTGGGCCTTGCTGATACATCTTCGGGTGTTGATTGGAGTTCGTTGCTGGTGGGCTGGGGCATCGCAGTAGCAATTTCGACTGCTTTTGCCGGTGCCAGTGTTGCCGGTGAACTAGACGATCACATGCACGCGCATGCTTATCTCACCCAGAATTCCCGAAGCACCTGGGTCGCCGCAAAATCCGTGGTGTACACCGTTTTCTTGGCTATTACTTTTGCCATCGGCATTGGTCTGGCGGTAGCAGTTGCCCAAGTATTCCCCGACAGCAGTTTTAGCGGCGGGGAAACCACGGACCTGTTCATAGCGTTATTCTATGCCATTATTTTTGGTAGCTTTGCTTTCGCTATCGGCATGCTCACACGCAGTAAGGTTGCGGCGGTGGCTCTTCCACTGGCGTGGATGCTGGTGATAGATCAGCTCATTCCCTTGGCAGCATCCAAGATTGAGGCAGCAACATTCTTGTGGCTGCTGAGCCCTCGTCCTCGCAGCGGCCAGTTGGCTGATACGATTGCTGGAACGGTGGAAACCGGAATGGAGCATGGTTTTGAGCTCGGACAGATTCAGCCCGATTGGTTCAACGTTGCTGTGATTGCGGGCTGGGTGGTTGTTGCTACGGTGTCTGTTTTTGCGGTCAACCGTGTTCGCGATGTCCGTTAA
- a CDS encoding TIGR03943 family putative permease subunit, with translation MKQTAQTHVFIVGALGITMTYLALTGRINNYLQPGFRPVSLATGLVLVALALWSAVRPNSFSSRRTSWFLLVPVCVVAVFAPAALGAATLNSSGVTRVVGNNLDDLALPKLAKDQLNPMTMEELITRFLRSDSATFDGTVVEVEGFASAAADGTWRLSRYKIYCCAADAMAYTATLETSTSMRSDQWYRVRGVVRVSSAHNPQFPVIEVDKLEAIDTPTEPYL, from the coding sequence GTGAAGCAGACTGCGCAGACACATGTCTTTATAGTGGGCGCGCTGGGAATCACCATGACGTACCTGGCGCTTACGGGGCGGATCAATAATTATCTTCAACCAGGTTTTCGCCCCGTCAGTTTGGCAACTGGCCTCGTGTTGGTTGCCCTTGCGCTGTGGAGCGCAGTACGCCCGAATAGTTTTTCTTCTCGGCGCACATCGTGGTTCCTTTTGGTTCCGGTGTGCGTCGTTGCTGTGTTTGCGCCAGCGGCTTTGGGGGCGGCAACGCTTAATAGCAGTGGGGTGACCCGTGTGGTGGGAAATAATCTTGACGATCTCGCGTTGCCCAAACTTGCCAAAGATCAACTCAATCCGATGACGATGGAGGAGCTCATCACTAGATTTCTGCGCAGTGACTCCGCCACTTTTGACGGCACAGTGGTTGAGGTGGAAGGGTTTGCCTCGGCTGCTGCGGATGGCACGTGGCGGTTAAGCCGTTACAAGATCTACTGTTGTGCCGCCGATGCGATGGCTTACACCGCAACATTGGAGACGTCGACAAGCATGCGTAGCGACCAGTGGTATCGCGTGCGTGGTGTTGTGCGCGTCTCGTCCGCGCATAACCCGCAATTCCCCGTGATTGAGGTAGACAAGCTAGAGGCGATTGATACCCCCACGGAGCCATACCTATGA
- a CDS encoding permease, with the protein MKKVVIGWAGIIAALVLGPIIQLKGQAEAWSQISTAIVLQAVPFLVLGVIISAVIEVFVPQTAFRRLPRNEKAAVPIAAASGFLLPACECASVPVTQSLVHRGVPPAAALAFLLASPAINPVVLVSTAVAFGGDPRMMIARLCASLIAAIIVGWVWISARLDITLDSEHTHCHGHGNTWDRFRESCMHDLLNAGGFLVIGAMLAAVMKVLIPVEVITAVGARPLIACLIMATLAIVVSLCSEADAFVAASLTMMPATAQLVFLVVGPMVDVKLIAMQQGAWGRGFVARFVPLTLLVAITVAIGVGSISFGDI; encoded by the coding sequence ATGAAAAAAGTTGTGATCGGGTGGGCCGGAATTATCGCCGCGTTAGTTCTGGGGCCGATTATTCAGCTCAAAGGGCAGGCGGAAGCGTGGTCGCAGATCAGTACCGCCATTGTGTTGCAAGCGGTACCGTTTCTGGTGCTCGGCGTTATCATTTCGGCTGTTATCGAAGTATTTGTACCCCAAACCGCTTTTCGACGCCTCCCACGCAACGAAAAAGCCGCAGTCCCCATCGCCGCTGCCTCCGGCTTCTTACTACCTGCCTGCGAGTGCGCCTCCGTACCCGTCACGCAATCACTCGTCCATAGAGGAGTACCCCCTGCGGCCGCACTAGCATTTTTACTAGCAAGCCCCGCAATCAATCCCGTGGTTCTGGTCTCCACCGCTGTCGCATTCGGCGGCGACCCCCGCATGATGATCGCACGTCTATGCGCCAGCCTGATCGCGGCCATCATCGTCGGCTGGGTATGGATCAGCGCCCGACTCGACATCACCTTAGACTCCGAGCACACCCACTGCCACGGACACGGCAACACTTGGGATCGATTCCGAGAATCCTGCATGCACGATCTGCTCAATGCAGGCGGGTTCCTCGTCATCGGAGCAATGCTAGCGGCAGTCATGAAAGTCCTCATCCCCGTAGAGGTAATCACCGCCGTAGGTGCCCGACCACTCATTGCCTGTCTCATCATGGCAACCTTGGCCATCGTAGTATCCCTGTGCTCAGAAGCAGACGCCTTCGTAGCCGCATCACTGACCATGATGCCCGCCACCGCCCAACTAGTATTTCTGGTGGTAGGCCCCATGGTCGACGTCAAACTCATCGCCATGCAACAAGGCGCATGGGGGCGCGGCTTTGTCGCCCGATTCGTACCGCTGACACTGCTTGTTGCCATCACCGTAGCCATCGGCGTAGGCAGTATCAGCTTCGGCGATATCTAA
- a CDS encoding anaerobic ribonucleoside-triphosphate reductase activating protein, translated as MSAPTLPKHLSDLPIAGIIPFSATDWPGKLTITAFTQGCPLRCVYCHNAQLQEFAPGAVGVDDLVDLARRRIGLIDAVVISGGEPTAVAGLAEAICRIHELGLPVGLHTCGYAPKRLATLVSQPESRPDWIGLDIKALPRHMHEITGCSPRVAQSCWESLAIIDAVGIEVQTRTTLWPGSVIEQNLRELEVMVAAQGHELVVQQARF; from the coding sequence ATGAGCGCACCTACTTTGCCGAAGCACTTATCTGATCTGCCCATCGCCGGAATTATTCCGTTTTCTGCGACTGATTGGCCTGGCAAGCTAACGATCACTGCGTTTACACAGGGGTGCCCGTTGCGCTGCGTGTATTGCCATAATGCCCAGCTACAGGAGTTCGCACCCGGCGCGGTGGGCGTGGATGATCTGGTGGATTTGGCGCGGCGTCGGATAGGGCTTATCGACGCCGTGGTGATCTCCGGCGGCGAGCCTACCGCGGTAGCGGGTCTTGCCGAGGCTATCTGTCGGATCCACGAGCTGGGCCTGCCTGTCGGGTTGCATACCTGTGGTTATGCGCCGAAGCGCTTGGCTACTTTGGTGTCACAACCGGAGTCGCGTCCCGATTGGATTGGCTTAGATATTAAGGCCTTGCCGCGGCACATGCATGAGATTACGGGATGTTCGCCGCGGGTCGCGCAGTCTTGTTGGGAGAGTTTGGCGATCATTGATGCCGTGGGTATCGAGGTTCAGACTCGGACCACGTTGTGGCCAGGTAGTGTGATCGAGCAGAATCTGCGGGAGTTGGAGGTCATGGTGGCTGCTCAGGGCCATGAGTTGGTGGTGCAGCAGGCCCGTTTTTAG
- a CDS encoding ribonucleoside triphosphate reductase — MSDSQINSRTTIDEYLSRADWRVNANANQDYSLGGMILNAAGKITANYWLDQVFSSAASAAHREGSIHIHDLDMLSGYCAGWSLRQLLEEGFGGVPGTISSRPPKHFSSACGQIVNFLGTLQNEWAGAQAFSSFDTYMAPFVRLDNLTYDEIVQDMQEFIFNLNVPSRWGTQTPFTNLTFDWTCPADLKDSVPFIGEEPVDFTYGELQEEMDLINRAFIQVMSAGDADGRPFTFPIPTYNITKDFDWDSPNTEALFTMTAKYGLPYFQNFINSDLDPGMIRSMCCRLQLDLRELLKRGNGLFGSAELTGSIGVVTLNCARLGYLYAGDEQALLGAVDELIELGIDTLERRRDFVATHMKQGLYPYSARWLPSLDNHFSTIGVNGCNEMIRNFTHDAYNLTDPQGHAQVARLLDHINARLVQAQERTGHLFNLEATPAEGTTYRLAKEDLKRYPDMLHAGTPEEPYYTNSSQLPVSHTPDPFEALALQEDLQSKYTGGTVLHLYMGAAMSDGKACAALVRRALTNFHLPYITITPTFSICPDHGYISGEHPECLHCGATTEMWTRVMGYFRPVQSFNTGKKGEFHERTYFAEALI, encoded by the coding sequence ATGAGTGATTCCCAAATTAATAGTCGAACGACTATCGACGAGTACCTTTCTCGCGCCGATTGGCGCGTCAATGCCAACGCCAACCAGGACTATTCCTTGGGCGGAATGATCCTCAACGCCGCTGGAAAAATCACGGCTAATTACTGGCTCGACCAAGTATTTAGCTCAGCAGCAAGTGCCGCTCACCGTGAAGGCTCTATCCACATCCACGACCTCGATATGCTCTCCGGATACTGCGCCGGCTGGTCCCTACGCCAACTCCTTGAAGAAGGCTTCGGTGGCGTACCTGGCACGATCTCCTCTCGGCCGCCCAAGCACTTCTCCTCTGCATGCGGCCAGATTGTTAATTTCTTGGGAACCCTCCAAAACGAATGGGCAGGCGCACAGGCATTCAGCTCCTTTGACACCTACATGGCACCATTTGTACGACTGGATAACCTCACGTACGACGAGATCGTCCAAGACATGCAGGAGTTCATTTTCAATCTAAACGTTCCATCGCGCTGGGGCACTCAGACACCTTTTACCAACCTGACCTTTGACTGGACCTGCCCAGCCGATCTTAAGGACTCGGTGCCGTTTATCGGCGAAGAACCTGTGGACTTCACCTACGGCGAGCTCCAAGAAGAAATGGACCTGATCAACCGCGCATTCATTCAGGTGATGTCGGCAGGCGATGCCGATGGCCGGCCGTTTACGTTCCCTATCCCGACCTACAACATCACCAAGGACTTCGATTGGGACTCCCCTAACACGGAAGCCTTGTTCACCATGACCGCGAAGTACGGTCTGCCCTACTTCCAGAATTTCATTAACTCCGATCTGGACCCCGGAATGATTCGTTCCATGTGTTGCCGTTTGCAGCTTGATCTTCGCGAGTTGCTCAAACGCGGCAATGGGTTGTTCGGTTCGGCGGAATTGACTGGTTCCATCGGCGTAGTCACACTCAACTGCGCACGTTTGGGCTACCTCTATGCCGGTGATGAACAAGCCCTGCTGGGCGCAGTAGATGAGCTCATCGAGTTGGGAATCGATACTCTTGAGCGCCGCCGGGATTTCGTCGCAACGCATATGAAGCAAGGCCTCTACCCTTATAGCGCTCGCTGGCTACCTAGCTTGGACAACCATTTTTCCACGATCGGCGTTAACGGCTGCAATGAGATGATCAGAAATTTCACTCACGACGCCTACAATCTCACCGATCCGCAAGGCCATGCCCAGGTCGCGCGACTTCTCGACCACATCAATGCCCGCCTCGTGCAAGCACAGGAGCGCACCGGCCACCTGTTTAACCTTGAGGCAACCCCAGCCGAAGGCACGACCTACCGATTGGCTAAAGAAGATCTCAAGCGTTACCCCGATATGTTGCACGCCGGCACGCCGGAGGAGCCCTACTACACCAACTCTTCGCAACTACCAGTTTCGCACACCCCGGATCCTTTCGAGGCCCTCGCTTTACAGGAGGATTTGCAGTCGAAGTACACCGGCGGCACGGTGTTGCACCTTTATATGGGCGCTGCGATGAGCGATGGTAAGGCTTGTGCGGCTCTCGTTCGTCGCGCGTTAACCAACTTCCATCTGCCGTACATCACGATCACCCCAACGTTTTCTATTTGCCCAGATCACGGCTATATTTCTGGCGAGCACCCTGAGTGCCTGCACTGTGGTGCTACGACGGAGATGTGGACGCGCGTGATGGGTTATTTCCGCCCGGTACAAAGTTTTAATACCGGAAAGAAGGGCGAGTTCCATGAGCGCACCTACTTTGCCGAAGCACTTATCTGA
- the rpsL gene encoding 30S ribosomal protein S12 — translation MPTIQQLVRKGRHDKTAKVATAALKGSPQRRGVCTRVYTTTPKKPNSALRKVARVRLTSGIEVSAYIPGEGHNLQEHSMVLVRGGRVKDLPGVRYKIIRGALDTQGVKDRKQARSRYGAKKEK, via the coding sequence ATGCCCACTATTCAGCAGCTGGTCCGCAAGGGCCGCCACGATAAGACTGCCAAGGTTGCAACCGCAGCCCTGAAGGGTTCCCCGCAGCGTCGTGGCGTGTGCACCCGTGTGTACACCACTACCCCTAAGAAGCCTAACTCTGCACTGCGTAAGGTCGCCCGTGTGCGCCTTACCTCCGGCATCGAGGTTTCCGCTTACATCCCAGGTGAGGGCCACAACCTCCAGGAGCACTCCATGGTGCTCGTTCGCGGTGGTCGTGTTAAGGACCTCCCAGGTGTTCGTTACAAGATCATCCGTGGCGCACTGGATACCCAGGGCGTTAAGGATCGTAAGCAGGCACGTTCCCGCTACGGCGCAAAGAAGGAGAAGTAA
- the rpsG gene encoding 30S ribosomal protein S7, with amino-acid sequence MRKNAAPKRPIVKDPVYGSEVVTQLVNKVLLDGKKSTAERIVYGALDKCKEKTGTDPVLTLEKALGNIKPDLEVRSRRVGGATYQVPVEVRPARANTLALRWLVTFTRQRRENTMIERLANEILDAANGLGASVKRREDTHKMAEANRAFAHYRW; translated from the coding sequence ATGCGTAAGAATGCAGCTCCAAAGCGTCCGATCGTTAAAGACCCAGTTTACGGCTCTGAGGTTGTTACCCAGCTGGTAAACAAGGTTCTCTTGGATGGCAAGAAGTCCACCGCTGAGCGTATCGTCTACGGTGCTCTTGACAAGTGCAAGGAAAAGACCGGCACCGATCCAGTCCTGACCTTGGAGAAGGCTCTCGGCAACATCAAGCCAGACCTCGAGGTTCGTTCCCGCCGCGTCGGTGGCGCAACCTACCAGGTTCCAGTTGAGGTTCGTCCAGCACGTGCTAACACCCTCGCTCTTCGTTGGTTGGTTACCTTTACCCGCCAGCGTCGTGAGAACACCATGATCGAGCGCCTCGCTAACGAGATTCTCGATGCAGCTAACGGCCTTGGTGCATCCGTTAAGCGTCGCGAGGATACCCACAAGATGGCTGAAGCAAACCGCGCGTTTGCTCACTACCGCTGGTAA
- the fusA gene encoding elongation factor G: MAQEVLKDLNKVRNIGIMAHIDAGKTTTTERILFYTGINRKVGETHDGASTTDWMEQEKERGITITSAAVTCFWNGNQVNIIDTPGHVDFTVEVERSLRVLDGAVAVFDGKEGVEPQSEQVWRQAAKYDVPRICFVNKMDKLGADFYFTVQTIIDRLGAKPLVMQLPIGAEDDFDGVVDLLEMKAITWRGKVETGAEPVIEEIPADLADKAAEYREKLVETVAESDEALMEKYFGGEELTIEELKAGIRKLTVNSEVYPVLCGTAYRNKGVQPLLDAVIDYLPTPLDIGEVHGHKVGDETVDLVRKPSVDEPFSALAFKIAAHPFFGKLTFVRVYSGIVEPGAQVANSTKGKNERIGKLFQMHANKENPVDEARAGNIYAFIGLKDTTTGDTLCDKNDQIILESMDFPDPVIKVSIEPKTKSDQEKLGTAIQKLSEEDPTFTVELDEESGQTVIGGMGELHLDVLVDRMKREFKVEANVGNPQVAYRETIRKPVEKLEYTHKKQTGGSGQFAKVIIGIEPYAPEAETLEEGESATYKFENAVTGGRVPKEYIPSVDAGIQDAMQYGYLAGFPLVNIKATLIDGAYHEVDSSEMAFKLAGSQALKEAVAKAKPVLLEPLMAVEVITPEEYMGDVIGDINSRRGQVSAMDDRAGAKVVKAKVPLSEMFGYVGDLRSRTQGRANYTMIFDSYAEVPTNVAAEIVAERNGTA, encoded by the coding sequence GTGGCACAAGAAGTGCTTAAGGATCTGAACAAGGTCCGCAACATCGGCATCATGGCCCACATTGACGCCGGTAAGACCACCACCACCGAGCGTATCCTCTTCTACACCGGTATTAACCGTAAGGTCGGCGAGACCCACGACGGTGCCTCCACCACCGACTGGATGGAGCAGGAGAAAGAACGCGGTATCACCATTACCTCCGCTGCTGTTACCTGTTTCTGGAACGGCAACCAGGTCAACATCATCGATACCCCAGGCCACGTTGACTTCACCGTTGAGGTTGAGCGCTCCCTTCGCGTTCTCGACGGCGCAGTCGCAGTGTTCGACGGTAAAGAGGGCGTTGAGCCTCAGTCCGAGCAGGTGTGGCGTCAGGCTGCTAAGTACGACGTTCCACGTATCTGCTTCGTGAACAAGATGGACAAGCTCGGTGCAGACTTCTACTTCACCGTTCAGACCATCATCGACCGCCTCGGCGCAAAGCCATTGGTCATGCAGCTGCCAATCGGCGCTGAAGATGACTTCGACGGTGTTGTTGACCTTCTCGAGATGAAGGCCATCACCTGGCGCGGCAAGGTCGAGACCGGTGCAGAGCCAGTTATCGAAGAGATCCCAGCTGACTTGGCTGACAAGGCTGCTGAGTACCGCGAGAAGCTCGTTGAAACCGTTGCTGAGTCCGACGAAGCTCTCATGGAGAAGTACTTCGGTGGCGAAGAGCTCACCATCGAAGAGCTCAAGGCTGGCATCCGTAAGCTGACCGTTAACTCCGAGGTCTACCCAGTTCTCTGTGGTACCGCTTACCGCAACAAGGGCGTTCAGCCACTGCTCGATGCTGTCATCGACTACCTGCCAACCCCACTGGATATCGGAGAGGTCCACGGCCACAAGGTCGGCGACGAGACCGTTGACTTGGTCCGTAAGCCATCCGTTGATGAGCCTTTCTCCGCTCTTGCCTTCAAGATCGCAGCTCACCCATTCTTCGGTAAGCTGACCTTCGTCCGCGTTTACTCCGGCATCGTTGAGCCAGGTGCTCAGGTTGCTAACTCCACCAAGGGTAAGAACGAGCGCATCGGTAAGCTCTTCCAGATGCACGCCAACAAGGAGAACCCTGTTGACGAAGCACGCGCTGGTAACATCTACGCGTTCATCGGCCTGAAGGACACCACCACCGGTGATACCCTCTGCGATAAGAACGACCAGATCATCCTCGAGTCCATGGACTTCCCGGACCCAGTGATCAAGGTTTCCATCGAGCCAAAAACCAAGTCTGACCAGGAGAAGCTCGGCACCGCTATTCAGAAGCTTTCTGAAGAGGACCCAACCTTCACCGTTGAGCTCGACGAAGAGTCCGGCCAGACTGTTATCGGCGGCATGGGCGAGCTCCACCTCGACGTTCTTGTTGACCGCATGAAGCGCGAATTCAAGGTTGAGGCAAACGTTGGTAACCCACAGGTTGCATACCGTGAGACCATCCGTAAGCCTGTCGAGAAGCTCGAATACACCCACAAGAAGCAGACTGGTGGTTCCGGTCAGTTCGCTAAGGTCATCATCGGCATCGAGCCTTACGCTCCAGAAGCTGAGACCTTGGAAGAGGGCGAGTCCGCAACCTACAAGTTCGAGAACGCCGTCACCGGTGGTCGCGTGCCAAAGGAATACATCCCATCCGTCGACGCTGGTATCCAGGATGCTATGCAGTACGGTTACCTCGCAGGCTTCCCATTGGTGAACATCAAGGCAACCCTGATCGATGGCGCCTACCACGAGGTTGACTCCTCTGAAATGGCCTTCAAGCTCGCTGGTTCCCAAGCGCTGAAGGAAGCCGTCGCAAAGGCAAAGCCAGTTCTTCTCGAGCCACTGATGGCCGTTGAGGTTATCACCCCTGAGGAGTACATGGGCGACGTTATCGGCGACATCAACTCCCGCCGTGGCCAGGTCTCCGCAATGGATGACCGCGCTGGCGCAAAGGTTGTTAAGGCTAAGGTTCCACTGTCCGAGATGTTCGGCTACGTGGGCGACCTGCGTTCCCGTACCCAGGGCCGTGCAAACTACACCATGATCTTCGACTCCTACGCTGAGGTTCCTACCAACGTGGCAGCTGAGATCGTGGCAGAGCGCAACGGCACTGCCTAA
- the tuf gene encoding elongation factor Tu produces MAKAKFERTKPHVNIGTIGHVDHGKTTTTAAITKVLADAYPELNEAFAFDAIDKAPEEKERGITINISHVEYQTEKRHYAHVDAPGHADYIKNMITGAAQMDGAILVVAATDGPMPQTREHVLLARQVGVPYILVALNKCDMVDDEEIIELVEMEIRELLAEQDYDEEAPIIHISALKALEGDEKWTQSIIDLMQACDDSIPDPERETDKPFLMPIEDIFTITGRGTVVTGRVERGSLKVNEDVEIIGIREKATTTTVTGIEMFRKLLDYTEAGDNCGLLLRGVKREDVERGQVVVKPGAYTPHTEFEGSVYVLSKDEGGRHTPFFDNYRPQFYFRTTDVTGVVKLPEGTEMVMPGDNVDMSVTLIQPVAMDEGLRFAIREGSRTVGAGRVTKIIK; encoded by the coding sequence GTGGCAAAGGCTAAGTTCGAGCGTACCAAGCCGCACGTCAACATCGGCACCATCGGTCACGTTGACCACGGTAAGACCACCACCACCGCTGCTATCACCAAGGTTTTGGCAGACGCTTACCCAGAGCTGAACGAAGCTTTCGCTTTCGATGCCATCGATAAGGCACCGGAAGAGAAAGAGCGTGGTATTACCATCAACATCTCCCACGTGGAGTACCAGACCGAGAAGCGCCACTACGCACACGTTGACGCTCCAGGTCACGCTGACTACATCAAGAACATGATCACCGGTGCTGCTCAGATGGACGGCGCAATCCTCGTTGTTGCTGCCACCGACGGCCCAATGCCTCAGACCCGTGAGCACGTTCTGCTCGCTCGCCAGGTCGGCGTTCCTTACATCCTCGTTGCTCTGAACAAGTGCGACATGGTTGATGATGAGGAAATCATCGAGCTCGTCGAGATGGAGATCCGTGAGCTGCTCGCTGAGCAGGATTACGACGAAGAGGCTCCAATCATCCACATCTCCGCACTGAAGGCTCTTGAGGGCGACGAGAAGTGGACCCAGTCCATCATCGACCTCATGCAGGCTTGCGATGATTCCATCCCAGACCCAGAGCGTGAGACCGACAAGCCATTCCTCATGCCTATCGAGGACATCTTCACCATCACCGGCCGCGGTACCGTTGTTACCGGCCGTGTTGAGCGTGGCTCCCTGAAGGTCAACGAGGACGTCGAGATCATCGGTATCCGCGAGAAGGCTACCACCACCACCGTTACCGGTATCGAGATGTTCCGTAAGCTTCTCGACTACACCGAGGCTGGCGACAACTGTGGTCTGCTTCTCCGTGGCGTTAAGCGCGAAGACGTTGAGCGTGGCCAGGTTGTTGTTAAGCCAGGCGCTTACACCCCTCACACCGAGTTCGAGGGCTCTGTCTACGTTCTGTCCAAGGACGAGGGTGGCCGCCACACCCCATTCTTCGACAACTACCGCCCACAGTTCTACTTCCGCACCACCGACGTTACCGGTGTTGTGAAGCTTCCTGAGGGCACCGAGATGGTCATGCCTGGCGACAACGTCGACATGTCCGTCACCCTGATCCAGCCTGTCGCTATGGATGAGGGCCTGCGCTTCGCTATCCGCGAGGGCTCCCGCACCGTCGGCGCTGGTCGCGTTACCAAGATCATCAAGTAA